In Stigmatopora nigra isolate UIUO_SnigA chromosome 18, RoL_Snig_1.1, whole genome shotgun sequence, one genomic interval encodes:
- the zc3h7bb gene encoding zinc finger CCCH domain-containing protein 7B isoform X3: MDSERLTRREEIQKAMSFIQSSLPFPEPENYEAFLTQLVYNLLGEGNSCYRDGDSRQAAQQYGEGINVARYAQAEALIIPHELLESLYVNRAAAFYQIREFERGVQDCDSALFVSEGSRRALYRKALCLREMGRLREAYECGTKCLLTEPHDKQVCELAQELANKLGLKGRKAYISQSESTVAEGDNLGKTSPTSGEMSSNGMESLGDMGAADMSNAQCIPAPLATSIPVSDEPAAPTACADLSESPDSPGGQSLPQTPYSVPVSEHVDECGGVMKDELDSILDCIPKKVSESPAGAIPTNLPNTAVGLRLPAPSSQLAPTFFGTLSDIPPLEPYPSLAQRDQGSSTQAQDALGGFSSGSVDGEAKVGSISGGLDSLSEYTLPGGRVCHSFIPGMRNHNSVQANGPGGTNLSMLSRNPLAATHEFRQACHACYSRIGPRVMDYKYQPEAAHRCKRDVLLCRLKNTDDPTWKRIRPRPARNNFLGAFVLCKEVQERQECQYGENCTFAYCQEEIDVWTQERKGALSRELLFDPLGSTERRALSVTKLLQLHMGMFMFLCEECFDSKPRMISKRSKENLAVCSNITARHPFDDNKCLVHVVRSANVRYSKVRPLHPLCQFDVCRHEVRYGCQREDSCSFAHSVIELKCWVLQQDTGITHEEMVQESKRHWQRLEQNSHKQQKPIHIPHPACSGMPVSALGLGSGGMGDCHGVAPSAGALGGGGGGRGRPLNLKMKFVCGQCWREGQVNEPDKNLKYCTAKARHSWTKERRVLLVKSFEKKKWVVVRPLPFSRTYPQQYDMCVHVMKQKKCHYIGNCSFAHSLEERDVWTYMKNNSLRDMQQMYELWLQLTNQSRRPECTAASPPPEDKQVTITADYNESMVGN, translated from the exons ATGGACTCAGAAAGGCTGACGCGAAGAGAGGAAATCCAGAAAGCAATGAGTTTTATCCA GTCATCATTGCCTTTTCCAGAGCCAGAAAATTACGAG GCTTTTTTGACCCAGTTGGTTTATAACCTCCTGGGCGAGGGCAATTCCTGCTACCGAGACGGCGACTCCCGCCAGGCGGCCCAACAATACGGAGAAGGGATCAACGTGGCCCGTTACGCCCAAGCCGAGGCCCTCATCATCCCCCACGAGCTGCTGGAGAGCCTCTACGTCAACCGGGCGGCCGCCTTCTACCAAATT AGGGAATTCGAACGTGGCGTCCAGGACTGCGATAGCGCTCTGTTTGTGTCCGAGGGCAGTCGCAGGGCCCTCTACCGCAAGGCGCTCTGCCTGAGAGAAATGGGGCGACTCCGAGAAGCTTACGAGTGCGGCACCAAATGTTTGCTGACGGAACCACAC GACAAGCAGGTTTGCGAGCTGGCTCAAGAGCTGGCCAATAAGCTGGGACTCAAAGGCCGGAAAGCCTACATCAGCCAAAGCGAGTCTACCGTCGCCGAGGGGGACAATCTTGGCAAGACGTCACCCACGTCTGGAGAG ATGTCCTCCAATGGAATGGAGTCCCTGGGCGACATGGGAGCAG CAGACATGTCCAACGCACAGTGCATCCCCGCACCCCTGGCCACGTCCATCCCGGTCAGCGACGAGCCGGCGGCCCCGACGGCTTGCGCCGACCTCTCCGAGAGTCCCGACAGTCCGGGGGGGCAGTCTCTGCCGCAGACGCCGTACTCCGTCCCCGTCTCCGAACACGTGGACGAATGCGGCGGCGTCATGAAGGATGAGCTGGATAGCATCCTGGACTGCATCCCAAAAAAAGTCAGCGAG AGTCCAGCAGGCGCCATCCCCACCAACCTCCCAAACACAGCGGTGGGTCTGCGGCTCCCCGCCCCGTCGTCCCAGCTAGCGCCCACCTTCTTCGGCACCCTGAGCGACATCCCACCCTTGGAGCCTTACCCGTCGCTAGCTCAGCGAGACCAGGGTTCCTCCACCCAAGCGCAGGACGCTCTGGGGGGCTTCTCCAGCGGATCCGTGGACGGAGAAGCCAAGGTCGGCTCGATTTCCGGCGGCCTGGACTCTTTATCCGAGTACACTCTCCCTG GTGGACGAGTGTGTCACAGCTTTATCCCCGGAATGCGAAATCACAACTCTGTTCAAGCC AATGGGCCAGGAGGAACAAATCTTTCCATGTTGTCTCGGAATCCTCTGGCTGCCACACACGAATTCCGCCAAGCCTGCCACGCATGTTACAGTCGAATAG GTCCACGAGTCATGGACTACAAATACCAGCCAGAAGCAGCCCACCGATGTAAGAGGGACGTCTTACTGTGTCGCCTCAAAAACACAGACGACCCCACTTGGAAAAGGATTCGGCCTCGTCCAGCCCGGAATAACTTCTTGGGGGCCTTTGTACTCTGTAAAG AGGTTCAGGAACGCCAGGAGTGCCAATACGGGGAAAACTGCACTTTTGCATACTGCCAGGAGGAAATCGACGTGTGGACGCAAGAGAGGAAGGGCGCACTCAGCCGAGAGCTGCTCTTCGACCCCCTGGGGAGCACGGAGAGGCGTGCACTGAGTGTCACCAAACTGCTTCAGCTCCACATGGGCATGTTCATGTTCCTCTGTGAG GAATGTTTCGACAGCAAGCCGCGCATGATAAGCAAACGCAGCAAAGAAAACTTGGCCGTGTGTTCCAACATCACGGCCAGACATCCTTTCGACGACAATAA GTGCCTGGTCCACGTGGTGCGCTCAGCCAACGTGCGCTACAGTAAGGTACGGCCGCTCCACCCACTCTGCCAGTTTGACGTGTGTCGCCACGAGGTTCGTTACGGCTGCCAGCGCGAGGACAGCTGTTCTTTTGCACACTCGGTCATCGAACTCAAGTGTTGGGTACTCCAACAAGACACGG gtATTACCCATGAGGAGATGGTGCAGGAGTCCAAAAGACATTGGCAGAGACTTGAGCAGAATTCACACAAGCAGCAAAAG CCTATCCACATTCCCCACCCGGCCTGCAGCGGCATGCCCGTCAGCGCGCTGGGACTCGGATCTGGCGGCATGGGAGACTGCCACGGTGTGGCGCCATCGGCCGGAGCGCtgggaggcggcggcggtgggcgCGGCCGTCCCCTCAACCtgaaaatgaagtttgtttgCGGCCAGTGCTGGAGAGAAGGACAGGTCAATGAGCCCGACAAGAACCTCAAGTACTGCACCGCCAAAGCGCGCCACAG CTGGACCAAGGAGCGCCGAGTCTTGCTGGTCAAGtcgtttgagaaaaaaaagtgggttgTGGTCAGGCCTCTCCCCTTCTCACGCACCTATCCGCAGCAATATGAC ATGTGCGTGCACGTGATGAAGCAGAAAAAGTGCCACTACATCGGCAACTGCTCGTTTGCCCACAGCTTGGAGGAGAGAGACGTATGGACGTACATGAAAAACAATAGCC TGCGAGACATGCAACAAATGTACGAACTGTGGCTGCAGCTGACCAATCAGAGCCGACGCCCAGAGTGCACGGCGGCCAGCCCGCCCCCGGAGGACAAACAGGTCACCATCACGGCGGACTACAACGAGAGCATGGTGGGTAATTAG
- the zc3h7bb gene encoding zinc finger CCCH domain-containing protein 7B isoform X1 yields the protein MDSERLTRREEIQKAMSFIQSSLPFPEPENYEAFLTQLVYNLLGEGNSCYRDGDSRQAAQQYGEGINVARYAQAEALIIPHELLESLYVNRAAAFYQIREFERGVQDCDSALFVSEGSRRALYRKALCLREMGRLREAYECGTKCLLTEPHDKQVCELAQELANKLGLKGRKAYISQSESTVAEGDNLGKTSPTSGEMSSNGMESLGDMGAADMSNAQCIPAPLATSIPVSDEPAAPTACADLSESPDSPGGQSLPQTPYSVPVSEHVDECGGVMKDELDSILDCIPKKVSESPAGAIPTNLPNTAVGLRLPAPSSQLAPTFFGTLSDIPPLEPYPSLAQRDQGSSTQAQDALGGFSSGSVDGEAKVGSISGGLDSLSEYTLPGGRVCHSFIPGMRNHNSVQANGPGGTNLSMLSRNPLAATHEFRQACHACYSRIGPRVMDYKYQPEAAHRCKRDVLLCRLKNTDDPTWKRIRPRPARNNFLGAFVLCKEVQERQECQYGENCTFAYCQEEIDVWTQERKGALSRELLFDPLGSTERRALSVTKLLQLHMGMFMFLCEECFDSKPRMISKRSKENLAVCSNITARHPFDDNKCLVHVVRSANVRYSKVRPLHPLCQFDVCRHEVRYGCQREDSCSFAHSVIELKCWVLQQDTGITHEEMVQESKRHWQRLEQNSHKQQKPIHIPHPACSGMPVSALGLGSGGMGDCHGVAPSAGALGGGGGGRGRPLNLKMKFVCGQCWREGQVNEPDKNLKYCTAKARHSWTKERRVLLVKSFEKKKWVVVRPLPFSRTYPQQYDMCVHVMKQKKCHYIGNCSFAHSLEERDVWTYMKNNSLRDMQQMYELWLQLTNQSRRPECTAASPPPEDKQVTITADYNESMAGQRLSDGDEL from the exons ATGGACTCAGAAAGGCTGACGCGAAGAGAGGAAATCCAGAAAGCAATGAGTTTTATCCA GTCATCATTGCCTTTTCCAGAGCCAGAAAATTACGAG GCTTTTTTGACCCAGTTGGTTTATAACCTCCTGGGCGAGGGCAATTCCTGCTACCGAGACGGCGACTCCCGCCAGGCGGCCCAACAATACGGAGAAGGGATCAACGTGGCCCGTTACGCCCAAGCCGAGGCCCTCATCATCCCCCACGAGCTGCTGGAGAGCCTCTACGTCAACCGGGCGGCCGCCTTCTACCAAATT AGGGAATTCGAACGTGGCGTCCAGGACTGCGATAGCGCTCTGTTTGTGTCCGAGGGCAGTCGCAGGGCCCTCTACCGCAAGGCGCTCTGCCTGAGAGAAATGGGGCGACTCCGAGAAGCTTACGAGTGCGGCACCAAATGTTTGCTGACGGAACCACAC GACAAGCAGGTTTGCGAGCTGGCTCAAGAGCTGGCCAATAAGCTGGGACTCAAAGGCCGGAAAGCCTACATCAGCCAAAGCGAGTCTACCGTCGCCGAGGGGGACAATCTTGGCAAGACGTCACCCACGTCTGGAGAG ATGTCCTCCAATGGAATGGAGTCCCTGGGCGACATGGGAGCAG CAGACATGTCCAACGCACAGTGCATCCCCGCACCCCTGGCCACGTCCATCCCGGTCAGCGACGAGCCGGCGGCCCCGACGGCTTGCGCCGACCTCTCCGAGAGTCCCGACAGTCCGGGGGGGCAGTCTCTGCCGCAGACGCCGTACTCCGTCCCCGTCTCCGAACACGTGGACGAATGCGGCGGCGTCATGAAGGATGAGCTGGATAGCATCCTGGACTGCATCCCAAAAAAAGTCAGCGAG AGTCCAGCAGGCGCCATCCCCACCAACCTCCCAAACACAGCGGTGGGTCTGCGGCTCCCCGCCCCGTCGTCCCAGCTAGCGCCCACCTTCTTCGGCACCCTGAGCGACATCCCACCCTTGGAGCCTTACCCGTCGCTAGCTCAGCGAGACCAGGGTTCCTCCACCCAAGCGCAGGACGCTCTGGGGGGCTTCTCCAGCGGATCCGTGGACGGAGAAGCCAAGGTCGGCTCGATTTCCGGCGGCCTGGACTCTTTATCCGAGTACACTCTCCCTG GTGGACGAGTGTGTCACAGCTTTATCCCCGGAATGCGAAATCACAACTCTGTTCAAGCC AATGGGCCAGGAGGAACAAATCTTTCCATGTTGTCTCGGAATCCTCTGGCTGCCACACACGAATTCCGCCAAGCCTGCCACGCATGTTACAGTCGAATAG GTCCACGAGTCATGGACTACAAATACCAGCCAGAAGCAGCCCACCGATGTAAGAGGGACGTCTTACTGTGTCGCCTCAAAAACACAGACGACCCCACTTGGAAAAGGATTCGGCCTCGTCCAGCCCGGAATAACTTCTTGGGGGCCTTTGTACTCTGTAAAG AGGTTCAGGAACGCCAGGAGTGCCAATACGGGGAAAACTGCACTTTTGCATACTGCCAGGAGGAAATCGACGTGTGGACGCAAGAGAGGAAGGGCGCACTCAGCCGAGAGCTGCTCTTCGACCCCCTGGGGAGCACGGAGAGGCGTGCACTGAGTGTCACCAAACTGCTTCAGCTCCACATGGGCATGTTCATGTTCCTCTGTGAG GAATGTTTCGACAGCAAGCCGCGCATGATAAGCAAACGCAGCAAAGAAAACTTGGCCGTGTGTTCCAACATCACGGCCAGACATCCTTTCGACGACAATAA GTGCCTGGTCCACGTGGTGCGCTCAGCCAACGTGCGCTACAGTAAGGTACGGCCGCTCCACCCACTCTGCCAGTTTGACGTGTGTCGCCACGAGGTTCGTTACGGCTGCCAGCGCGAGGACAGCTGTTCTTTTGCACACTCGGTCATCGAACTCAAGTGTTGGGTACTCCAACAAGACACGG gtATTACCCATGAGGAGATGGTGCAGGAGTCCAAAAGACATTGGCAGAGACTTGAGCAGAATTCACACAAGCAGCAAAAG CCTATCCACATTCCCCACCCGGCCTGCAGCGGCATGCCCGTCAGCGCGCTGGGACTCGGATCTGGCGGCATGGGAGACTGCCACGGTGTGGCGCCATCGGCCGGAGCGCtgggaggcggcggcggtgggcgCGGCCGTCCCCTCAACCtgaaaatgaagtttgtttgCGGCCAGTGCTGGAGAGAAGGACAGGTCAATGAGCCCGACAAGAACCTCAAGTACTGCACCGCCAAAGCGCGCCACAG CTGGACCAAGGAGCGCCGAGTCTTGCTGGTCAAGtcgtttgagaaaaaaaagtgggttgTGGTCAGGCCTCTCCCCTTCTCACGCACCTATCCGCAGCAATATGAC ATGTGCGTGCACGTGATGAAGCAGAAAAAGTGCCACTACATCGGCAACTGCTCGTTTGCCCACAGCTTGGAGGAGAGAGACGTATGGACGTACATGAAAAACAATAGCC TGCGAGACATGCAACAAATGTACGAACTGTGGCTGCAGCTGACCAATCAGAGCCGACGCCCAGAGTGCACGGCGGCCAGCCCGCCCCCGGAGGACAAACAGGTCACCATCACGGCGGACTACAACGAGAGCATG GCAGGTCAAAGGTTATCCGACGGCGACGAACTCTGA
- the zc3h7bb gene encoding zinc finger CCCH domain-containing protein 7B isoform X2 — protein sequence MDSERLTRREEIQKAMSFIQSSLPFPEPENYEAFLTQLVYNLLGEGNSCYRDGDSRQAAQQYGEGINVARYAQAEALIIPHELLESLYVNRAAAFYQIREFERGVQDCDSALFVSEGSRRALYRKALCLREMGRLREAYECGTKCLLTEPHDKQVCELAQELANKLGLKGRKAYISQSESTVAEGDNLGKTSPTSGEMSSNGMESLGDMGADMSNAQCIPAPLATSIPVSDEPAAPTACADLSESPDSPGGQSLPQTPYSVPVSEHVDECGGVMKDELDSILDCIPKKVSESPAGAIPTNLPNTAVGLRLPAPSSQLAPTFFGTLSDIPPLEPYPSLAQRDQGSSTQAQDALGGFSSGSVDGEAKVGSISGGLDSLSEYTLPGGRVCHSFIPGMRNHNSVQANGPGGTNLSMLSRNPLAATHEFRQACHACYSRIGPRVMDYKYQPEAAHRCKRDVLLCRLKNTDDPTWKRIRPRPARNNFLGAFVLCKEVQERQECQYGENCTFAYCQEEIDVWTQERKGALSRELLFDPLGSTERRALSVTKLLQLHMGMFMFLCEECFDSKPRMISKRSKENLAVCSNITARHPFDDNKCLVHVVRSANVRYSKVRPLHPLCQFDVCRHEVRYGCQREDSCSFAHSVIELKCWVLQQDTGITHEEMVQESKRHWQRLEQNSHKQQKPIHIPHPACSGMPVSALGLGSGGMGDCHGVAPSAGALGGGGGGRGRPLNLKMKFVCGQCWREGQVNEPDKNLKYCTAKARHSWTKERRVLLVKSFEKKKWVVVRPLPFSRTYPQQYDMCVHVMKQKKCHYIGNCSFAHSLEERDVWTYMKNNSLRDMQQMYELWLQLTNQSRRPECTAASPPPEDKQVTITADYNESMAGQRLSDGDEL from the exons ATGGACTCAGAAAGGCTGACGCGAAGAGAGGAAATCCAGAAAGCAATGAGTTTTATCCA GTCATCATTGCCTTTTCCAGAGCCAGAAAATTACGAG GCTTTTTTGACCCAGTTGGTTTATAACCTCCTGGGCGAGGGCAATTCCTGCTACCGAGACGGCGACTCCCGCCAGGCGGCCCAACAATACGGAGAAGGGATCAACGTGGCCCGTTACGCCCAAGCCGAGGCCCTCATCATCCCCCACGAGCTGCTGGAGAGCCTCTACGTCAACCGGGCGGCCGCCTTCTACCAAATT AGGGAATTCGAACGTGGCGTCCAGGACTGCGATAGCGCTCTGTTTGTGTCCGAGGGCAGTCGCAGGGCCCTCTACCGCAAGGCGCTCTGCCTGAGAGAAATGGGGCGACTCCGAGAAGCTTACGAGTGCGGCACCAAATGTTTGCTGACGGAACCACAC GACAAGCAGGTTTGCGAGCTGGCTCAAGAGCTGGCCAATAAGCTGGGACTCAAAGGCCGGAAAGCCTACATCAGCCAAAGCGAGTCTACCGTCGCCGAGGGGGACAATCTTGGCAAGACGTCACCCACGTCTGGAGAG ATGTCCTCCAATGGAATGGAGTCCCTGGGCGACATGGGAGCAG ACATGTCCAACGCACAGTGCATCCCCGCACCCCTGGCCACGTCCATCCCGGTCAGCGACGAGCCGGCGGCCCCGACGGCTTGCGCCGACCTCTCCGAGAGTCCCGACAGTCCGGGGGGGCAGTCTCTGCCGCAGACGCCGTACTCCGTCCCCGTCTCCGAACACGTGGACGAATGCGGCGGCGTCATGAAGGATGAGCTGGATAGCATCCTGGACTGCATCCCAAAAAAAGTCAGCGAG AGTCCAGCAGGCGCCATCCCCACCAACCTCCCAAACACAGCGGTGGGTCTGCGGCTCCCCGCCCCGTCGTCCCAGCTAGCGCCCACCTTCTTCGGCACCCTGAGCGACATCCCACCCTTGGAGCCTTACCCGTCGCTAGCTCAGCGAGACCAGGGTTCCTCCACCCAAGCGCAGGACGCTCTGGGGGGCTTCTCCAGCGGATCCGTGGACGGAGAAGCCAAGGTCGGCTCGATTTCCGGCGGCCTGGACTCTTTATCCGAGTACACTCTCCCTG GTGGACGAGTGTGTCACAGCTTTATCCCCGGAATGCGAAATCACAACTCTGTTCAAGCC AATGGGCCAGGAGGAACAAATCTTTCCATGTTGTCTCGGAATCCTCTGGCTGCCACACACGAATTCCGCCAAGCCTGCCACGCATGTTACAGTCGAATAG GTCCACGAGTCATGGACTACAAATACCAGCCAGAAGCAGCCCACCGATGTAAGAGGGACGTCTTACTGTGTCGCCTCAAAAACACAGACGACCCCACTTGGAAAAGGATTCGGCCTCGTCCAGCCCGGAATAACTTCTTGGGGGCCTTTGTACTCTGTAAAG AGGTTCAGGAACGCCAGGAGTGCCAATACGGGGAAAACTGCACTTTTGCATACTGCCAGGAGGAAATCGACGTGTGGACGCAAGAGAGGAAGGGCGCACTCAGCCGAGAGCTGCTCTTCGACCCCCTGGGGAGCACGGAGAGGCGTGCACTGAGTGTCACCAAACTGCTTCAGCTCCACATGGGCATGTTCATGTTCCTCTGTGAG GAATGTTTCGACAGCAAGCCGCGCATGATAAGCAAACGCAGCAAAGAAAACTTGGCCGTGTGTTCCAACATCACGGCCAGACATCCTTTCGACGACAATAA GTGCCTGGTCCACGTGGTGCGCTCAGCCAACGTGCGCTACAGTAAGGTACGGCCGCTCCACCCACTCTGCCAGTTTGACGTGTGTCGCCACGAGGTTCGTTACGGCTGCCAGCGCGAGGACAGCTGTTCTTTTGCACACTCGGTCATCGAACTCAAGTGTTGGGTACTCCAACAAGACACGG gtATTACCCATGAGGAGATGGTGCAGGAGTCCAAAAGACATTGGCAGAGACTTGAGCAGAATTCACACAAGCAGCAAAAG CCTATCCACATTCCCCACCCGGCCTGCAGCGGCATGCCCGTCAGCGCGCTGGGACTCGGATCTGGCGGCATGGGAGACTGCCACGGTGTGGCGCCATCGGCCGGAGCGCtgggaggcggcggcggtgggcgCGGCCGTCCCCTCAACCtgaaaatgaagtttgtttgCGGCCAGTGCTGGAGAGAAGGACAGGTCAATGAGCCCGACAAGAACCTCAAGTACTGCACCGCCAAAGCGCGCCACAG CTGGACCAAGGAGCGCCGAGTCTTGCTGGTCAAGtcgtttgagaaaaaaaagtgggttgTGGTCAGGCCTCTCCCCTTCTCACGCACCTATCCGCAGCAATATGAC ATGTGCGTGCACGTGATGAAGCAGAAAAAGTGCCACTACATCGGCAACTGCTCGTTTGCCCACAGCTTGGAGGAGAGAGACGTATGGACGTACATGAAAAACAATAGCC TGCGAGACATGCAACAAATGTACGAACTGTGGCTGCAGCTGACCAATCAGAGCCGACGCCCAGAGTGCACGGCGGCCAGCCCGCCCCCGGAGGACAAACAGGTCACCATCACGGCGGACTACAACGAGAGCATG GCAGGTCAAAGGTTATCCGACGGCGACGAACTCTGA